One Sporomusaceae bacterium FL31 DNA window includes the following coding sequences:
- the tatD gene encoding hydrolase TatD, with protein sequence MLFDSHAHIDDERFDEDRDQVVERARANGVTGIINIGADMASSRRSIDLADRYEGIYAAVGNHPHDAKDVQESDYDQLAEWVKQPKVVAIGEIGLDYHYDLSPRELQQQVFIRQLDVARQTGMPVIIHDREAHGDIMRLLKTEGKGLTGVLHCYSGSLEMAQEVLKLGFYISIAGPITFKNAAKLPEIAAAVPLERLLVETDCPYLTPHPYRGKRNEPAYVRLVAERVAELRNMELAAFAEATSKNVCQLFSISRA encoded by the coding sequence ATGTTATTTGACTCGCATGCTCATATTGATGATGAGCGCTTTGATGAAGATCGTGACCAAGTGGTGGAGCGGGCGCGTGCAAACGGTGTAACAGGGATTATTAATATCGGTGCCGATATGGCTTCGTCACGCCGGTCAATCGACCTTGCTGACCGCTATGAGGGCATTTATGCTGCTGTCGGCAATCATCCTCATGATGCAAAAGATGTGCAAGAATCTGACTATGATCAACTTGCAGAATGGGTGAAACAGCCTAAAGTTGTTGCAATTGGCGAAATTGGCTTGGATTATCATTATGATTTATCACCACGCGAACTGCAGCAGCAGGTTTTCATTCGCCAGCTTGATGTTGCCAGACAAACAGGCATGCCAGTGATTATTCATGACCGGGAAGCTCATGGCGATATTATGAGGCTGTTAAAAACAGAAGGCAAGGGCTTAACTGGTGTCCTGCATTGTTATTCAGGCAGTCTGGAAATGGCGCAAGAGGTTTTGAAACTGGGATTTTATATCTCTATTGCCGGGCCGATTACTTTTAAGAATGCCGCCAAGCTGCCGGAGATTGCGGCAGCAGTGCCGCTGGAGCGCTTGCTGGTTGAAACTGATTGTCCATATTTGACGCCGCATCCGTATCGGGGCAAGCGCAATGAACCGGCTTATGTGCGCTTAGTGGCTGAACGGGTGGCTGAGTTGCGGAACATGGAATTAGCCGCTTTTGCGGAGGCTACTTCCAAAAACGTTTGTCAGTTGTTTTCAATTTCCCGTGCTTGA